One Bacillota bacterium genomic window, AACCTGGTTTTTCGTCAAAGCGACAGCCCTGGAGAGGTCAAGGGCCTAAAAAAGGCCATCGACGAATTCAATCAGCTTCACCCGGACATTCAGGTCAGGTTTGAGACAGTGCCGTGGTCCGATTCTCGGGATCAATTCATACGAGAATCTGTGGCAGGCTCAGGACCCGATGTATTGCAGCTAGCATTCGTATGGACGCGAGATCTAGCCAAAGCAGGTAGCCTTCTCAAGCTCAATTCCCTCATTAAAAATGATCCTCTCCCTAACGGTATCGATGACTTCGTCGGGCTGGAGATGGGACAACTCGATGATGGTATTTACGGCATTCCATGGACAGTCGACACATTTGCAATGGTTTACCGTGCCGATATTCTACAAAAAGCAGGAATTAAGACATTCCCTGATACGTGGAAGGATTTTCAACAAACCGTCATCAAGTTAGCAGAGAGTCGTGGTCAGCCCGGGTTTGGTTTTCCGGCCGGAAGCGCTTCGGGCGGCGGAATGTGGTTCCTGGCGAATTACTTCCTGTGGAGCAACGGTTATGACTTCGTCAAACGGGATACTAGCTCTGGCGTTTACAAGCTCGGCGTTGACGTTGAAAACGTAGCAGACGCTATCCGTTACTTCAAGACGTTCTTTGACAAAGGCGCATCGCCTCGTTCTTTAATCGGGGTTGATTCCTGGGCTGACCCCACGTTGTTACATGGCATTCAGTCGGGCACCTACCCCATTATATTTATCCCTCCAGCTACCTTGAGAGCCATCCTTGCGTCGAATCCAGAACTACCCTTGCGTTCCGGTTTGGTTCCGCGAGGGAAAGTCCGCCGGATCTCCCACATGGGTGGTCGTGCGTTAGGTATTTCAGTCAACACCAAGCATCCCAAAGAGGCCTGGGAGCTCGTTAAATTCCTGACATCAAAGAACGTTTTCGAAAAGTACTATACCGAGCAATTTCCCGCACAACGCGCTCTGCTTCAGCAAATAAATTTCGATCCGGCCTTCCGAGGCTACGCAGAATTACTCCAGTATGCACGCTCCTTCAATGATTATATTGTATCTCCGGCACCAGTAGGCGCAATGTGGGATGCCACCAACCGGGAATTTGCTGCAGCGTTCTCAGGACAAAAAGATCCGGAAAGGGCTGCGCGTGATCTTCTGGAAAGCATCCAGAAACTATTAAAATAGGATGTTCCGGTTCCAGGGCTAGTAATGTGTTCCTTGACGCCCGTGTCACAATACATCGAATCAAATGATACTTTAATGTTAAGTCGATAATATTAAGTCGATAAAATATTAGGGGAGCAGTGGTGCTGGCATGAAGAGGCAGACTCGTGTAGAGAATAGGTGGGGGATCCCACCAGGGGCTACGAATTTTGCGAGGCACATGAAACGAATAAGCCCTTATGCTTTCCTCATGCCAGCACTATCTATTCTTCTGCTTTTCTTCTTTTTCCCATCCATATACAATTTTAAACTTAGCTTTACTGACATCAGTCTTCTCGATATTCGCCGAGGAGGAAGATTTATCGGTTTGGAGAATTACTGGCAGGTCTTAAAAGACCCAAATATCCATTTAGCATTTAAAAACACCCTCCTCTGGTTGACTGGAGCGACTGTTTTAATACGAATATTGATCGGAATTCCGTTAGCACTATTATTAAATAGTGCTGCCCTAAAAAGGTGGCAAGTCGCCGGAATAGCCAGAGCATTGGTGCTTATCCCTTGGGCTACACCTCCTATCGTTGCAGTCGCTGCCTGGAAATGGCTGCTCGATCAACAATACGGCATCCTGAACCTCATTCTCAAACATATCGGTATTCTCGATTCAGGCATTGCTTTCTTTTCGGATACGTCTACTGTATGGGCATGTATTATTGCTATCGTTGTCTGGAACCAAGTACCCTTCGTAGTTATAACCCTCTTAGCTGCCTTGCAGTCCATTCCAGAGGAACTATACGAGGCAGCCAGGGTAGACGGCGCTGGCCCGATCACAATCTACTGGTATATTACCCAGCCCCTTTTATATCCTGCATTAGCAATCATTACGTTGCTCAATGTCATTTGGACTTTTAACAACTTCGTTTATGTCTGGTTGAGCACTCGAGGCGGGCCCG contains:
- a CDS encoding sugar ABC transporter substrate-binding protein; this encodes MTIALVLLLVVGTHSLVQAKVNLVFRQSDSPGEVKGLKKAIDEFNQLHPDIQVRFETVPWSDSRDQFIRESVAGSGPDVLQLAFVWTRDLAKAGSLLKLNSLIKNDPLPNGIDDFVGLEMGQLDDGIYGIPWTVDTFAMVYRADILQKAGIKTFPDTWKDFQQTVIKLAESRGQPGFGFPAGSASGGGMWFLANYFLWSNGYDFVKRDTSSGVYKLGVDVENVADAIRYFKTFFDKGASPRSLIGVDSWADPTLLHGIQSGTYPIIFIPPATLRAILASNPELPLRSGLVPRGKVRRISHMGGRALGISVNTKHPKEAWELVKFLTSKNVFEKYYTEQFPAQRALLQQINFDPAFRGYAELLQYARSFNDYIVSPAPVGAMWDATNREFAAAFSGQKDPERAARDLLESIQKLLK
- a CDS encoding sugar ABC transporter permease, translating into MKRISPYAFLMPALSILLLFFFFPSIYNFKLSFTDISLLDIRRGGRFIGLENYWQVLKDPNIHLAFKNTLLWLTGATVLIRILIGIPLALLLNSAALKRWQVAGIARALVLIPWATPPIVAVAAWKWLLDQQYGILNLILKHIGILDSGIAFFSDTSTVWACIIAIVVWNQVPFVVITLLAALQSIPEELYEAARVDGAGPITIYWYITQPLLYPALAIITLLNVIWTFNNFVYVWLSTRGGPGNFTNVLGTSVYLEAFTSYHLGYSATIGICMTLILLIMAVIYFRTTFTRSVMSR